One window from the genome of Sphaerotilus microaerophilus encodes:
- a CDS encoding HD-GYP domain-containing protein gives MAYIPLSPEHLRLRDPLPFGVYDANGMLLLPARGVIQDQSKLALLQAKHLFVDEDESYRWRSSFKSTVGSLIRTNASLQHIAVANLRRDREDPARQRQDSLTDTWHMLMQSLAGALRTAGTQSGWLETVQASLAQARALEQRSAHAPLYLLVQHALHSCEQYSSQHAMLCALICERVGTVLGWPAEEIDSLVGAALTMNVAMTVLQDNLAKQRLPLSPDQRERIVGHGLRGSTLLAGAGVTDARWLKIVRLHHDTSLLERPLKTLDAASRLARLLYTVDRFTAKISRRSSRLPMSPLAAARSACVGADGQPDELGAAILKALGMYPPGSYVQLANGEVGVVMKRGQRANEPLVAVLVGTSGLALSAPVLRDTSSAARAVVGVAAVDSIKVRLQHEQLLALL, from the coding sequence ATGGCGTACATCCCCTTGTCACCGGAGCACCTGCGTTTGCGGGATCCCCTGCCGTTCGGGGTCTATGACGCCAACGGCATGCTGCTGCTGCCCGCGCGCGGCGTGATCCAGGACCAGAGCAAGCTCGCGCTGCTGCAGGCCAAGCACCTGTTCGTCGACGAGGACGAGTCGTACCGCTGGCGATCAAGCTTCAAGAGCACGGTCGGCAGCCTGATCCGCACCAATGCCTCGCTGCAGCACATCGCGGTGGCCAACCTGCGGCGCGATCGCGAAGACCCGGCGCGCCAGCGCCAGGACAGCCTCACCGACACCTGGCACATGCTGATGCAGAGTCTGGCAGGCGCACTGCGCACGGCCGGTACCCAGAGCGGCTGGCTGGAAACGGTGCAGGCCAGCCTGGCCCAGGCGCGGGCGCTGGAGCAACGCTCGGCGCATGCACCGCTGTACCTGCTGGTGCAACACGCCCTGCATTCCTGCGAGCAATACAGCAGCCAGCACGCGATGCTGTGCGCGCTGATCTGCGAGCGCGTCGGCACGGTGCTCGGCTGGCCGGCCGAGGAGATCGACAGCCTGGTGGGCGCCGCCCTGACGATGAACGTGGCCATGACGGTGCTGCAGGACAACCTGGCCAAGCAGCGCCTGCCGCTGTCGCCCGACCAGCGCGAGCGCATCGTGGGGCACGGCCTGCGGGGCTCGACACTGCTGGCCGGCGCTGGCGTCACGGACGCGCGCTGGCTGAAGATCGTGCGACTGCACCACGACACCAGCCTGCTCGAACGCCCGCTCAAGACGCTGGACGCCGCCAGCCGGCTGGCCCGGCTGCTGTACACCGTCGACCGCTTCACTGCCAAGATCAGCCGCCGCAGTTCGCGCCTGCCCATGTCGCCGCTGGCCGCCGCCCGCAGCGCCTGCGTGGGCGCCGATGGCCAGCCCGATGAGCTGGGCGCCGCCATCCTCAAGGCCCTGGGCATGTACCCGCCGGGCAGCTACGTGCAGCTCGCCAACGGCGAGGTCGGTGTGGTGATGAAGCGTGGCCAACGCGCCAACGAGCCCCTCGTGGCAGTGCTGGTTGGCACCAGCGGGCTGGCGCTCAGTGCGCCGGTGCTGCGTGATACCTCCAGCGCGGCGCGCGCCGTTGTCGGCGTGGCTGCCGTCGACAGCATCAAGGTTCGCCTGCAGCACGAGCAGCTGCTGGCCCTGCTCTGA
- the flhC gene encoding flagellar transcriptional regulator FlhC: MRTKSILTEAKQIDRAVTLIKLGARLQVLESETDLSYERLLRLYKEVAGKSPSKGQLPFSTDWFMTWQPNIHASLFLNTHEYLNKVAEMDEIDTVIKAYQLYLEQTQAQGLEPLLSVTRAWRLVKFVDNGMLTMTKCSKCGGHFVTHPHEIAKHFVCGLCNPPARAGKGKASGALQLH, from the coding sequence ATGCGCACCAAGAGCATCCTGACCGAAGCCAAGCAGATCGACCGCGCCGTCACGCTCATCAAGCTGGGTGCCCGCCTGCAGGTGCTGGAATCGGAAACCGACCTCTCGTACGAGCGCCTGCTGCGCCTGTACAAGGAAGTCGCCGGCAAGTCGCCAAGCAAGGGCCAGCTGCCCTTCTCCACCGACTGGTTCATGACCTGGCAGCCCAACATCCATGCCAGCCTGTTCCTGAACACGCATGAGTACCTGAACAAGGTGGCCGAGATGGACGAGATCGACACCGTCATCAAGGCCTACCAGCTCTACCTGGAGCAGACGCAGGCCCAGGGCCTGGAGCCGCTGCTGTCGGTGACGCGCGCCTGGCGCCTGGTGAAGTTCGTGGACAACGGCATGCTGACCATGACCAAGTGCTCCAAGTGCGGCGGCCATTTCGTGACCCACCCCCATGAGATCGCCAAGCACTTCGTGTGCGGCCTGTGCAACCCCCCGGCACGGGCCGGCAAGGGCAAGGCCAGCGGCGCGCTCCAACTGCATTGA
- the flhD gene encoding flagellar transcriptional regulator FlhD, with protein sequence MNTEQILSEIREANLSYMMLAQSLIRSDREQALFRLGISEETATLLEMLSPAQMMKIASGNTLLCRMRCDDDLVWNLLTNHGKSAANDSVSRLHASILMAGRHREAA encoded by the coding sequence ATGAACACCGAACAGATCCTCTCCGAAATCCGCGAAGCCAACCTGTCGTACATGATGCTGGCGCAGAGCCTGATCCGCTCCGACCGCGAGCAGGCCCTGTTCCGCCTGGGCATTTCGGAAGAGACCGCCACCCTGCTGGAAATGCTGTCGCCCGCCCAGATGATGAAGATTGCCTCCGGCAACACGCTGCTGTGCCGCATGCGCTGTGACGACGATCTGGTGTGGAACCTGCTGACCAACCACGGCAAGAGCGCCGCCAACGACAGCGTCTCTCGCCTGCACGCCAGCATCCTGATGGCCGGGCGCCATCGCGAAGCCGCCTGA